The following proteins are co-located in the Triticum aestivum cultivar Chinese Spring chromosome 1A, IWGSC CS RefSeq v2.1, whole genome shotgun sequence genome:
- the LOC123069756 gene encoding uncharacterized protein, translating into MAPPGGAPRAAHTVRDLAEEGKKRAVLLLVFAFGLAFLMSLTSSSVWINFPFAISLIVLFRYLSLDYDFRRKSTTTTDRDASRPLAKTKSIELSKPSLAQKIASTGWRSKVNSPPVEAAFEQFTRHLVTEWVTDLWYSRITPDKDGPEELISIVNSVLGEISNRARSINIITLLTRDLVDLICNNLELYHSCEAKIGKEKFVRLPTERRDAELKLALLAQSKLHPALFSASAEYKVLQSLADGLLSITVKPENLQCSFFHYTARELLACTVLRPVINLANPRFINERIESLVLSRANKADKGVEGSLEDATMVKQREPPMPSVDELSALADHSSPGVELVRFSQGQSKTASDMQLSKTKSTSSIKPKALNSSMVNASHPLESGSLPPNSHIYPDTGISVHPQACGKIAAESYEGESAQILDVSSHRKIRVVAPEHLENMWTKGKNYKSENAKHVAKAPVRSSLVTHSSVQEPVPFSTSILHPPPVPQRQTTLSNSEHHHLIKHSATPAYSNGTNHLPKSLAGEMAGHASQEDSALDSESSYCTEEDENNNVTGLDSPVTRVWDSKSKGNGTSSHIHHPLEMSGFHKPRTNRSHASKLKMARTSSGRKRSRSNVQKIPLWQEADRSFLAGGDFGILNASANDSRTDGLYDDTEVESMTRMLSRANTSSLSLASSDSSYSSSTNVLEDSYLKLRCEVVGASIVKSGSGMFAVYSVSVTDANSNSWSIKRRFRHFEELHRRLKEYPQYSLHLPPKHFLSSGLEVSVVRERCNLLDIYLKNLLQIPTVSSCIEVWDFLSVDSQTYIFTDSLSVIQALSVNLDARSNERGAKPLNSAKALDGNLASPRQTLSACQNDNDQKDKYFAAVDGGLRLRKGNTEQNLGPSVSNSSANIYQDHSGSDPEQNDHSFLINSGTDKKKQSAQTDYISQILESDGYSVSPNEWLAPNLSAPIFHLVDVIFQLQDGGWIRRQAFWVAKQILQLGMGDTFDDWLVEKIQLLRKGRIIAFAVKRVEQILWPDGIFMTKHPNRKPAAPSPGSQNDSRTNYLIEEQRLEDAHRAEFVRELIIDKAPSALVSLVGRKEYERCAQDIYFFLQSPVCLKQLTFELVELLVLAAFPELDSTVRKWHEDKHEFSALD; encoded by the exons ATGGCGCCGCCGGGCGGCGCGCCGAGGGCGGCGCACACGGTCCGCGACCtggcggaggaggggaagaagcGGGCCGTGCTGctcctcgtcttcgccttcggcctCGCCTTCCTCATGTCCC TGACAAGCTCTTCAGTTTGGATTAACTTCCCATTCGCCATATCTTTGATAGTTCTGTTTCGCTACCTGTCACTTGACTACGACTTCCGTAGAAAGAGCACGACTACCACAGATCGTGATGCCAGTCGCCCACTTGCCAAAACAAAAAGTATTGAATTGAGTAAACCTTCCCTTGCTCAGAAGATTGCAAGTACTGGTTGGAGGAGCAAGGTGAATTCGCCTCCAGTTGAAGCAGCATTTGAACAGTTCACAAGGCATCTTGTCACGGAGTGGGTAACAGATCTTTGGTACTCCCGTATAACACCTGATAAGGACGGACCGGAGGAACTCATCAGCATAGTTAATTCTGTCCTTGGAGAGATTTCTAACCGGGCAAGAAGCATTAACATCATCACTCTGCTAACCAG GGACCTGGTCGATCTCATATGCAATAATTTGGAGCTTTATCATTCCTGTGAAGCTAAGATTGGAAAAGAGAAGTTTGTTAGACTCCCGACGGAGCGTCGTGATGCTGAACTGAAACTCGCCCTTTTAGCTCAAAGCAAGTTGCATCCGGCTTTATTTTCAGCCAGTGCTGAATACAAG GTCTTGCAAAGTCTTGCTGATGGTTTGCTCTCAATCACAGTAAAGCCTGAGAATTTACAGTGCTCGTTCTTCCATTATACTGCACGAGAACTTCTTGCATGCACAGTTTTGAGGCCTGTCATAAACTTGGCAAATCCAAG GTTTATTAATGAAAGGATTGAATCTTTGGTTCTTTCTCGCGCCAACAAGGCAGATAAAGGAGTTGAAGGATCCTTGGAGGATGCTACAATGGTGAAGCAAAGGGAGCCTCCTATGCCATCTGTGGATGAACTTTCTGCACTAGCAGACCACTCAAGTCCTGGGGTTGAACTTGTTAGATTCAGTCAGGGCCAGTCCAAAACTGCTTCCGATATGCAACTAAGCAAAACTAAAAGTACATCTAGTATCAAACCAAAAGCCCTTAATTCTTCTATGGTCAATGCTTCACATCCACTTGAGTCAGGCAGTTTACCGCCCAATTCCCACATCTATCCGGATACCGGTATTTCTGTACACCCCCAAGCTTGTGGCAAGATAGCTGCAGAGAGTTATGAAGGAGAGTCAGCACAAATATTGGATGTCAGCTCCCACCGAAAAATTCGAGTCGTGGCACCTGAGCACCTTGAGAATATGTGGACTAAAGGGAAGAATTACAAATCAGAAAATGCAAAACATGTTGCTAAAGCACCTGTTAGATCTTCTTTGGTCACCCATTCTTCAGTGCAGGAGCCAGTTCCCTTCAGCACTTCAATTCTTCATCCTCCTCCTGTTCCACAAAGGCAAACAACATTGTCTAATTCTGAGCATCATCATTTGATAAAACACTCAGCTACTCCAGCATATTCAAATGGCACTAACCACCTGCCAAAAAGTTTAGCTGGAGAAATGGCAGGTCATGCCAGCCAAGAAGATTCTGCATTGGACAGTGAGAGTTCATATTGCACCGAGGAGGACGAAAATAACAATGTAACTGGCTTGGACTCTCCTGTAACCAGAGTTTGGGACAGTAAAAGTAAAGGAAATGGGACATCATCTCATATACATCATCCACTTGAAATGTCTGGTTTCCATAAACCAAGGACAAATAGAAGTCATGCGAGCAAGTTGAAAATGGCGAGAACTTCGTCAGGAAGGAAAAGGTCAAGGTCAAATGTTCAAAAGATTCCATTGTGGCAAGAGGCAGATAGATCTTTTTTGGCAGGTGGTGATTTTGGCATACTAAATGCATCAGCAAATGATTCAAGGACGGATGGACTGTATGATGACACTGAGGTGGAAAGCATGACTAGGATGCTTAGTCGTGCAAATACCTCATCATTGTCGTTGGCGTCAAGTGACTCTTCCTATTCATCTAGCACCAATGTGTTGGAAGACTCGTATTTGAAGTTAAGATGTGAG GTGGTAGGAGCCAGCATTGTAAAAAGTGGGTCTGGCATGTTTGCTGTGTATTCTGTTTCCGTAACTGATGCCAACAGTAATAGTTGGTCCATCAAGAGGAG GTTTCGTCATTTTGAAGAGCTACATCGGCGTCTGAAAGAATATCCTCAGTACAGTCTTCACTTGCCTCCGAAGCATTTCCTCTCGTCAGGGTTAGAGGTTTCTGTTGTTCGAGAGAGATGCAACTTGCTCGACATATATTTGAAG AATCTTCTTCAGATTCCAACTGTTTCAAGCTGTATTGAAGTCTGGGATTTTCTAAGTGTTGATTCACAG ACATACATTTTCACCGATTCTCTGTCAGTTATCCAGGCACTGTCAG TCAATTTAGATGCAAGATCAAATGAGAGGGGTGCAAAACCATTGAATTCTGCCAAAGCTTTGGATGGAAATTTGGCCTCTCCGAGACAAACTTTAAGTGCATGTCAAAATGATAATGATCAGAAGGATAAGTACTTTGCTGCTGTTGATGGTGGTTTGAGATTGAGGAAGGGAAATACGGAACAGAATTTAGGACCTAGTGTTAGCAACTCAAGTGCCAATATTTATCAAGACCACTCTGGAAGTGATCCTGAACAGAACGATCACTCATTTTTGATAAATTCAGGAACTGATAAGAAAAAGCAGTCAGCTCAAACTGATTATATATCTCAAATTTTGGAATCTGATGGATACTCAGTGAGTCCTAATGAA TGGTTGGCCCCAAATCTTAGTGCCCCCATATTTCATCTGGTCGATGTGATTTTCCAGCTCCAAGATGGAGGCTGGATCAG GCGTCAAGCATTTTGGGTAGCGAAGCAAATACTGCAATTGGGAATGGGAGACACATTTGATGACTGGCTTGTTGAGAAAATCCAGTTACTTAGGAAGGGGAGGATAATTGCTTTTGCAGTCAAGCGTGTTGAACAA ATACTCTGGCCAGATGGAATTTTCATGACAAAGCATCCCAACAGAAAACCAGCTGCTCCTTCTCCTGGTTCCCAGAATGATAGCAGGACAAACTATCTGATTGAAGAACAACGATTAGAAGATGCTCATCGTGCAGAATTTGTTCGTGAACTGATAATAG ATAAAGCACCATCAGCCCTAGTGAGTCTGGTTGGTCGAAAGGAGTACGAAAGATGTGCTCAGGATATCTACTTCTTTCTTCAG TCCCCGGTTTGCTTGAAGCAGCTAACGTTCGAACTCGTGGAGCTCCTCGTCCTAGCTGCGTTCCCAGAGCTGGACAGCACAGTGAGGAAGTGGCACGAAGACAAGCATGAGTTCTCCGCCCTGGACTGA